From a region of the Nitrospiria bacterium genome:
- a CDS encoding tetratricopeptide repeat protein yields the protein MGPSKMDFYKNGMGKFNGGDFEGAIAEFKKALEIDPNFGDIHQSLAHIYERQGNLDGALEAAKKAVECNPDDPLAHTSLSMFYQRKGMIPEAEKEQALAAQLSAKNP from the coding sequence ACAAAAACGGAATGGGAAAATTCAACGGAGGTGATTTTGAAGGCGCCATTGCGGAATTTAAAAAAGCTTTAGAAATAGATCCTAACTTTGGGGATATTCACCAATCTTTGGCCCATATCTATGAGCGGCAGGGGAATTTAGACGGCGCCCTCGAAGCCGCAAAAAAAGCCGTTGAATGTAACCCCGATGACCCCCTTGCCCATACCAGCCTTTCCATGTTTTACCAACGCAAAGGAATGATCCCCGAAGCCGAGAAAGAGCAGGCCCTCGCGGCCCAGCTCAGTGCGAAAAATCCTTAA